From the genome of Solanum lycopersicum chromosome 7, SLM_r2.1:
TAATAAAcacctttttattttctacacTTACAAgtcacaacaaaaataatatatgtattagttTTGTGTATGAACATTACCTTGCTTGCTACAATTTTTATGCTATGTATAGCTTGCATTAGTTAAACAATATTGTGTATAAAGGTGTGTATTACTAAGGGGTCATTTGGTAAAGTGTATAAGAATAATAGTAAATAGGGTAAATTAATAATGTTTGCATTAGTAATGCTTGAATTAGTTATGTTTGCATTAAATTTATATAGGAGCGCAAGGAACTCCTTATAAGGTTCTAGAAAAAACTTCCAACAGACACTCCACTCAGAGAAGCAGAGCTCAGACTCAGACTCAAAGCCCTACGGAAAGAGAAGAACTCTCTTGCGaaacatacataaattattttaatacatgGCTTAGTATGCATTAAAACAACATGTattgcataaaaattatatacaaagaTACTCTCGACAATTAGTGAAAAAGATGTAAAAAATAGTAGAGGGACAATTGAGTCTTTAACCATGTTAATGCATTCATTTAAACCATCTCATTACTAATTGACATAAGTCATCTGTAgacccttaaagttgtccgcaaagttcatttagacacctcaatttAATAGTATACCTATTGAGCACCTTTACTGTTCAAACATATACCTATTAAATACTTTTCGGTGACATGACATCATGAGTGTATTATAGGTCTAAGGCAGCGCGTGAAGCCAGAAACTTATTTTGGCAGACCAATCAAAATGGAGATGTCaacattagaaaaaaattaactttttttttctatcagaaaaatttataacttaaacatataaaagagaaattaaaaaatctctGGCATCATCTTCCCCAATTTGTCTTCCCTTctcaattcaatattttcatcagaCAAATTCCGTTGCCACCATCCCTTCACATACCTCTTTCCCGTCTAatccttcattcttttttttttgactaaatataagaaatatttacaTTAGTTTTTTACCCTaagcaataaattaaatatttgtatagaGCATTACATGCATGCAAATGACATTTCTATCTATCAATCTATGTATAGGTTGTCACTATGTAAAAGTTTCAGTAAAAATAATAGCAACATAACGATATAGTGATATTAATCGCAAATACAGCTAGATACAATAAATTTAATactcatttcattcatttttagttgttatttattcctaaaatatattttcattttacttgatATCATTTTTAACATATCAAGGAAATACAAttatcatttttcatatttttatccttattattaaATACAATTAATACTACATATCAATTAAGAGGGATTTATAGTGTAATAAACATACTTATACCAATAATTATTTTCGTAATAAGTGTGCTAAATTaaacaatgacaaataaaaataaacggaCAAAGTATTATTTGACAAGCAGTCATCAACCcattaatataaaagatatatgcaattaaaaatccttttttggttttttttttccgTATAAATGTTCTTCTCTTCTTGTTTTATTCATGGGACCAACATTTCCATCTAAACGATTGAGAAATATACCAactaatgaaaaagaaatatatttccaaaataggaaaatgaaatgaaatatagCTTTATTGTAGtcccatttttttaaaagtcagcattatgaaattgtttttgtaaatatataataataatttaaaaatattacattagTTTTACTTGTTATATTATCTATATAGATTTAGATTCCAAACAAATTAAACATAAGTTTTTTACCCAATTAATTTCTTTAATGGAATCCACTACAATCAATGGCTTCAATGTCtttatatttgttaattaaaacatatagtCAACAaatctaataataaaattaacaagtattttattcttatagtgacatagattttaaaaaaatatatatatatatctattgtTCTTCATGCATcatataacaattttatttatctataattattataaagatGGAAGTGGCTTTGTTAATTTATAAAACTATTCTTCAGAACCCTTACTAAGGAAGATTTTAATCCATATATTTTGAGTAAtacttaatttttataaaatatttttttaaatgacttttcttataaaagtagaaaaaatagGTTTCGTAAGTACACGCTCCAAGTTCTTTGTCTCCTCCTTACTCGTCCACCTTTTTACCCTGAATCCCCACTCCTTATCTCATAGTGTTTTGCTATGCATAAATACTTTTGcgttattattttattgcatACTTATCGGATATTATAAGAGTGATAGAACATCCTTTTCGGATAAAAATACACAAATCTCGTAACAAATGCATACATTTGTATTCAAACCAATATCAATTGAAAGTttctttgaatatatatttatatgataacATATTTAGTGTTAACAGTTGAGTCAATTTctaaaaagatattttcaattaaGAGTAATACTGATCGATTTCTTGTCtttcgaaaaaaaaagagagaagggaatcaATGCTTTCTAATTTAAAAAGAGTGAATATTCAGTTTtatgaatttgattttattttacattatgaCAAAAAAATGTGTGATCATTTGATAATGGCCATTGCTATCGCTCAAAGTTGTTaaacattgaaataaaattattacaataataattttaatataacttgctaaaatattcaagaatgtAATTGAATTCGGTTACATTAAAACTAATACAATTTCttacatatttttcaatataattaacctttaaaaatttaagtcattatctattaaattaatacaactttaaatagaaaataaatttatttataaaaattttatttttagtattaaacttaattgaaaaataaaaatattgaaaaattcatGTGGAGTAAAGAGGGTTGAAATGACAAAGATTGTTGTGTGGACGGAGTGGGGTACGTTAAACATTTGTGCGGGTTAAGATCAATCCACCCCACACCTCCCCATCGCAAATAACATTTGCAATCATTTTTCAtcgcaaatatatatatatatattttttaaccaaaatttgatatctaTATAGTATGTAAGTTTTTCAGAAAAGGGATGTTGCTTGACACTCGTCGGAGAAAGGTAGCTCTACCCCTGCGAAATACGACAAACAACACATAATAAGAACTATAAGGGTACGACTAATACTACGACATGCACTAATTAATAATAAGCCTATACATTCACAAAGCAAGATAACATTATACCCCTACTAACATTCTAACCTAATACACGACACTTCTTCCTATCTATGTTCTTGCTAATATTGACTTCAAGTTGACCCTAATTTTTTTTCCCCAGGTAGAATTATGATTTCTAAAGTTATATTTAATTAGAGAAAAAGAAGCTTGAAGAATGAGTTATCAATAAGTTActtatatgttttatatatatatatatatatatatatatatataataacacaatttCAGTCAGAGCTAATGATATTGTCAACCAGTAAGCTGTAACTTCGTCCTAATACTTGTATGTGGTCAATAATGCACAAAGgcttttttgtatgtaaatttcaaatcaaaccaCTATTACATGacgaagagaagaagaaaatgaagaactACATATGTTACACACATGTCCAAAttataaataacatattcatgggacaataaataaaacaagaaaaaaacgTTAAATCTGAAAAAGATGGATGTGACTCAATGACTAAAACCGGACTATTGTCAAATTAAATTGAGATAATTTGCGGTCACTGGTTTGAACACTTCGTATGGAGAAGCCTCAATAAGTTCGATTTGCCATTTCAAGAGATGCATATACACAATCCAATCTCCATTTCCTTTAGGGCTTGGCATTGGCATCACATATCCCGCTTTTCCGGCCCACGGAAAATGGTAAGACCAGAACGCTGGTTCACCCCATCCGAAATTTATCTTTTTCGCAGGAAAATGTTGCCCCGATGACACTACCACCGCGGGTCCATCACCATTCATCGCATATATTTTTGCCATGGATGGTTTAGGACGATGAGCTTCAACCCAATCTGTCAATCCAAGAAAATGCTCTTGTGTTTTCGCGATATCAAGAAATTCATGGATTACATTTGCCACCCAATTTAACGATTTTTCTTTTACCTCCTCAACTTTTTTCTCTCCAAATGGGATGGAGAGAACattaccaaaatacccttttaGCGACTTATCCACATTATTTATGATCAGTCGAGTCCGACCATCCACCATAATACCAAACCTAAAATTGTTGAAACCCCAAGTTTCTTTATTAATTCCACATGCAATAGTTTTCCACAGGAAAGCGCTGAATGATTCAAGTTTAGACCTCTGGGACGTGCCTTTTTGGTCATCATGACAATTGGCTAGTGATTGAAGGTGCTCAATTTTGCCACCCGTGACATAGTAAATTCTACTAATGACTTGATCATTAGGGTTAAGGATTTCGGATTTCATCGGAGGTAGGGTTGATAGTGGTACATATAAGTCATCAATCGAGTCATCATAGTAACCAGGATGTCGAGGAAAAAAGGATGATCGTCGAAACGATGGGAGCTGAGAGAGTGGCTTGGATTGAGCTAATTCAGACCATGACACAAGAAACAAGTTGGCTGAGTATGCATCAGCAACTCTATGATCAAATGTGCAGCCCACAATTATTCCTCCACATTTGAGTTGTGTAACCTGCATCAATTAAAATTGGGTATAATTTCaaggaattaaataaataaacaaaaggaCAAAGTTAGATTATGGAGTTGTCTATTTTTATATTGCTCTAGCAGAAGAGTTATACCTCCTTAATCTTAATTTACGtctcataaatatttttattttagtctgtttaaaaaatataccgtcttttatatatttaatatcacaaattttgaaaaattgaatttattttttaaaacttattgaTTATTTTCTGAACAATCAAGAGAGAGTATTTTTGTTGAAAACATGATTAGTTAAGTAAATAAATGACGGAACACATAAATAAGTCCTTTAATTTGACTTTGTTTCACATTTAAGTACCTTCTATCTTTGGGTGTATACAAGTAGACGATACTTTAACTCGTATAAAATGGAGCAAGTAGACATGTGAGTCCTATGTGGCATAATATGCACACGACACCATGTAGGACGTAAAATTGTCATGTGCGATGTCAAATAGGACACGTGTCTATTCGTTTAGTTCTAtgcaaatttaagtgtctacttatgcATACCTAAATTaaaggacatatttatgtattatgctaataaaatatgtttaatatATACTCCTTCCACGCATTTTTATTTGTCCACTagtttaaaacaaaaatcacttttacttgtcacttttaacatataaaaaaaaattattttcttcctattttactCTCAACATCAAATCATATATCAGACCGATGACTAAACACCAATTGATATGGattaatgttgattattgtTTATTAGGGTATACAAAGTTCAAACTGGACAAGTGAAATTAACCGGGAGAGTAACAACTTATGTTATTCGATGATGAAGATAGTCACACACTTTAAGTGGTATTAAAGCAGACAGAAGTATTATACGAATTCGAATTACAGCAtcactattataattttttttgcgtGTTTGCCTCTTAAAGAGAATCAAAACCCTTATATGAAGTGGTAAGTTCATGATTTGACGTTTATGGATGTAAGATTTTAGTAGTTTGAAGTAActatattttaacttaataatttatacattaaacCCATTTTTTAGGCAAATACAAGATTTAAATCAAACTAAACAATTACTTAGTTTTGTCAAATCCATAACCCGAATCGTACATCCACCTTTACGCTTGTCAAGGAAGTTTTAAAATCACATTGGTCACACACCTCAacgattaataaatatttttaaatcatgtTTCGGAAAAGTCTTGGATATATATATCAGAAATAATTACCCTCTTCAGCACCTCACACAAATAAAGTTAAGGTCTGCGTATTATACCTTATTCTTTTCATATAAGATTAAATTGATTACtgaatatattgttattgttctATTTATATGTTGGGATATTCACTAAGTCACATGCATGGAATAAATAGGGAGAAATTGTTTTACACATAATTATTAATACCTGAATAGCAAGAACACCATGCTTCTTTTTAGGAACAAATTTTCCCTCAATGCTTTCATCtggattataaaaattaatctcTTTAAGCTCAACAGCACCAAAAGCTTCAATAAAAGAAACACCACCATTATTGCAAAGAATCTCCAGTTCTCCGGCTGAATTTTCAACTATATCTCCAGAAAATGCATAGTAAGAAACTAATGTTTCAGCCAAAGATGTTTTGAGTATTTTAACGATTGAGTTAAATtctaaattcatattaattttctcCGAAACAATAATGGGATTTAGATAGCAGAACATAACTCCGACCTCCAATGGAGGTAAGAGCAAATCAAGATTAGATAATGGTAGCCAATGTTCTTGCATTGGCAACACTGCTGCCACTACTTCACTCTTGTGCACTTTCACATTGAAGTTTTTCTTTGAATTCATCTCTTTAgggtgtggggggggggggggggttgtggATATGAAGTGTAAAAGATTATCGATATATTAGAGTGATGGATTGATAGATGAGATGGTTATATTTATAGagtaaaagaatttttatattatcaaataaagTTTTTAGATGATTATAAGTAaccaatcataaaaaaaattaaagtttgtattatgaattttaaatagaaaatatgtttttagaGGCAATCGATAGGAGAGAGGTAATAAAAAGAGAATACTACATTactcaaaatgaaaaataggaATCTCACCAAATGAGTTACTTAGCTTCTCAATGTTGTAtcgaatatattatatatctattgtagttttattttgattgtatcaaattaatatagattgatattataaatatttattttttactgaCTAATGTAGTTAAGTGGgattaaaattattcataaaaagtGTGACAAGACAAATAAAGTAGATAATTGTATTATAGTTATAAGTTTAAGTATACtgataataaatatgaataacaaacaacatatcaaaatatataacaatatttcaaaataataaataataaacaagtcttaaatatttctttagttaaaaaaattaatccatATCTAAAAGGTTCAAGTTGGTTGGTTATAATATAATTAGGATTGGTGAGAACAAGGCATTATTATAATTTGGTCCAAAAGGTGGTTAAGATTTGGGAGTTTATCTTAAACAAGTAATTAatgatatttgatatataaagaATAATTCCGTTTGAATTAGTCGATATAGATCAATCTTTTAACTCGTTACgtttttaactcaaaaatattttttttactaacaaTTACTccaaacaatgaaaaaaaagacTAGTGTAGCCCTTGAATGTTTCTAGCCCTTGAATAAATAAGCTACATCATTCACTGTCACTAATTTTAATATAGACATTTggttgaataaaaaataatttatacacattgatagtgataatatatattacactcattttcaccccccacccccaccccacacACATAATAGAGTTTTTACAATAGCAAATATAGTACATTAGTACTTTTTATAGTTCAACTAATTGGCAATGAAAGTGGGAAATTGCAAATATAATACTTAtatagttttaatttaaaataacatgGAGCTTAAAAAGGacataaattctttttaaatttgtgaTTATGAATATATGGTATAATTATAAGACTTTGTAAAATTTGTACTCTTAAACATATCACTATACGAATAGctataaatatatcatatcattataagatttttaaaattacaagaaTAGTCAGATAccaataaaatttatgtgtttataaaaaaaactaagattGTTGGTGATATATGTAGATTTGTATTAAGGTTTCTTCTCTATTTAGTGATTGGTTAAATAGAGTTTGTAAAACTATAGGCATGTGTGTATAGAAAGAGCAGAGAAATTAATTAAGCACTCACTTTCGAATTCATATTAATTGTCATGTTTTACTTTTTTgagaatcaaaataatatgagaATGGTTGTAGCTTTCACTACTTTGTCGTATAAATTTGAAGtatttaaattctaaataagAGAATtaagttgattttatttaattttaatttaagaataactcaaattaaaatttaataaaccaAAACATGCAATTTATTTGAGACGGAAATATATATGATGTTTGATAGCAGCATATCAGCTGAATTAATTTGAAGTCGTACGTTTTCTAATTAATAATGAGATTAGAAGTCTCAACAAGAAACAATAAACAATGTAAGTTTCTTATATGACATACTGTGAAACAATCTCATTTCTTTATCGCCTTTTCAATCATTTTCAGAGACGGATTCATGAttagaattttataaaaaaatataatttttttaattatagttttatttaatttattaagttcaaaatttattatttacatatatttattaaaaagaactTCAGTCGAAGTAACTTATAATTACCTCAagtaataataagattaattgaatcatcaaaactacttgatattatttttttacttttccgCCATAGAGTTACATTATTGGTTAGAactgaattttcaaaaatttaacgACGTATCATTAATTGATTTAGTCACAGTTATTAATTGATATAGTCAGAGTTGAAAGATAACCTATGGTTggataattgatttatatatgtGTATCCTTCGTGTGTGAAAGTAGGTAGAAAAATGACATTATCAAACACTGACAAggtaaatttttcatttattcatcaAAGAACGTCcctttttaaatttagtttttctttCATACCTATCATAATGCATGAAAGGATCGTTAAATAACCCTAGTGTAACTTGAAAATTCTTAACAAAGACTTTTATGAgatagtatattattttttcataaaaatatatctgTTTAGGAACACCATGTTGTAATATTATGAATCTTACCAGATTTTGATACGtccagatacatgtatctcgaAATGTATCAACtcaaaattaagtaaatttgtTCTATACTCTATCCAAGTAGATTTGCAGTATTAGGCCATAAAAACAAGAccgcttttttttaaaaaagcaaaaGATTGCATAAATTTCATAGTGTTAAGAGCTAGTTATATTctataactattattttttaaaattacaaaaaattcttaaatttatagGATCTCGAATACATTAAGAAACTTGCAGAGTGAGGGTGCAAACCAGAAAGTATAGGAACGTCTCTTCTTTGAATATGAGTATTCAGTGAAATGCTTAATGGATGGGACAAAGAACTAACCACAGGGAATGGAGGCAACTAGCAAGATCAGCAGAGCACTTATCCGAGCAATAATAGCAGCTCTAATATATCATATTTGGCAAGCACGAAATGGAGCATTGTGGAACAAAGCAGTAGTCAGACCGATGGAAATTATGAAGGAGAGTAAAGGCAGCTTTATGAGCAGAATATATAGACTAAATTTATCTTTGCCAGAACAAGACCTCGCTGTTGTGTTCTATGAATTAAAGGAACAAATGTTGTTGAATGAAATAGCAGGGGGTTACACATTCCATTGTGCCGACAGACACACACTACAACCAAACTGAAAGCCAATCTTAAACGGAGAAAAAGAAGAGTAGTAGTAGTCcaccaaaaaacacaaaatattttaattccaATTCAATGATACTGAAAAGAATAATTCCAATTCAAAACCAAACATAAAGGTACTAGGAGTAAAACATATTGCAGAAACCATAAAATATAATGAGGTCTAGGGAAAGACCCCGAAATTGCATTTGTCTCTCTAAAACAAGTACTGATAGCGAACCACAAACACTATTCCGTTCTCAGCGGAAAACCCGCCTTAGAGATTGAACGCcaataagataaataaaaggAACATAAACCAATAGACCCCATAGATCTTCCTTGTATGTTTGAATTAGAATCTCTCATTCTTCCGATAAGCAGTCGAAGGGAACGAATAATAATTCTTTACCCACAAATGCTCAACACTTCCCGGCTGAAAAATTATAAAGAGAAaactagtaaatatttttacaacataTTTCTCtacgataaaaaataataattaaaaaaagagatcAATATGTTACCCTTTTCAGTTTATGCACCGGTCTTTCCTCTGCAGTGCCAGTAGCAATATATTTACCTTTTTCATTCTGCACAGTGAAATAAGAAAGGAGATCAATATGATGTGATTGTACATTGATCAAATGACGAGTCTGGTAGTTCGATTGCAGTACAATGAGTAATAAAGTCAATGTGTTACCGAATGTTTTGAACTTGCATATGAGACAAGTCTTCAACTTAATATGATATTGAGATGTTAGACATGTTTGTTGTTAATTGAGATATGATTACCAATTTACCATAAGGATAAGTACAAATGGAAGTAAACCTTGATGGATCCAGTAGTTAACAACATGTTCGTTAGACTTTGTTCACAGTGCAGAAATAACATACTTTCAGAAGATTAAATACTTTCATAACATATTTCGCTATgataaaagaagaggaagagataTATGACAAACAACCTCGGATGCCTTAGTTGAGGGAGCATTACTGACATGAACCAACATTTCCTTTTCAGTATTAATAGCTTTATCCTGTTCTTTTTGCACAGCGAAATAAGATAATATAAGTTGTAagcatattttatgaaaataagttTTCACATTATACATTTGCAAGTTAttgtataattttgattttcaatattAAACCATCTTAAATAGAAATGACAATGGAGGAAAACCAACAAGATTTAGAGCCATGAGTAATGAATGAAATCGGCAATGTGGATTAGACTTCCAGAGGAATTTTACGACCACACAATCCTAGCCGGGGTAGCGGAAAAACTTGGTAGGTTAATAAAGACAGTAGATAATAGCAGAAGAAAAGTATAATTCGGGAAACCTTTTGCTAGCCCCAAATCATTAACCTAGAAAACATAACTTGTTTATGGAAGAATACTCTTTTATTTGAGATATGGTTACCAATTTACCATAAGGATAAGTAGAAATGGGAGTAAATCTTGATGGATCCAGTAGTTAACAACATGTTCGTTCGACTTTTTTCATCGTGTGTTTAGAGACTACTGATAAATCCCTCACTAATGGGAAGGTTGAAATGGCATACTTTCAGAAGATTAAATACTTTTCATAACATATTTCtctatgattaaaaaaaaagaaaaagaggaagaGATACATAAAAAACAACCTCGGATGCCTTAGTTGAGGGAGCATTACGGAGTTGAACTGGTATTTCCTCTTCAGTGTTAATAGCTTTATCCTATTCTTTCTACACAGTGAAATAAGACAATATAAGAAGTAagcatattttatgaaaattagttTTCAAAACATTCGCAAGTTATTgcataattttgattttcaatattAAACTATCTTAAATAGAAATGACAGTGGAGGAAAACCAACAAGATTTAGAGCCATGAGTAATAAATGAAATCTGCAATGTGGATAGACTTCGAGCTACAAATGGAATTTTACGACCACACAATCCTAGCCGAGGTAGGCTTGGTAGGTTAGTAAACACAGTAGAGAATAGCAGAAGAAAAGTACAATTCGGGAAGCCTTTTGTTAGCCCCAAATCGTTAACCTAGAAAACATAACTTGCTTATGAAAGAAGACACTTTTATTTGGGTTGTTctttggtgtttttttttttacaaatgtACAATATCATCCCATATTTATACTTAACTATGGATGGTTCTACATACTATAAAATCTAGACTATTCcatgattttctataaatatataattactctAGATATTTCTACAAGATATTTATCTAAGTGACTACACTAGATTATTCTAGAAACTTCCCTAATAATCTAGGATTTTTGTAATTCCAAAAaagtatctttatttttcacactCCCCcttaaagtgattttttggaAACTACCCCACACTTGTCGTGGAAGAGATCAAATGAAGCTTTGAGTCACGTCTAGGTAAAAATTCTCAACAATATCTTCCGGACTCCTCTTCCTTCTCCAAATGATAAAGATTTTTCATTGTAAGTTGATCCACGTAGATTATCTCCGTATTGAGTTCTCAAACTTCTTCTTAAATTTAGATTTCTTGCAGTTGTACTATTTGGAGATAAATCTTAAATGAAAAAGTTTGAAACTGCGATGctcaaaattttagaaaatgtttattttgatgCAATTCAATATATTGAGGGATTTCATTATTAATATCCTCTTCATCTCAATCGGTGAtgatattttcatctatttcttgTGAAGCCTCGGCATCATAGTAGGATACACCATTAAATTTCCTTCTGTGCTCTTCAATTACCTACTTAACATCTTTTGAGCTTTGGAAATTTATACCGTCTATCGCTTCACCTGAAATTTGGTCTTCAGGGTCAGCTTCTCCATATATTTGATCAACATTTTCTCCATTTGCTTCCAATATTTGATCTGAGTCAATGACTGGCCTCGATATAGCTAAGGATTGATCAAAGACATCAACTTCCCATATATCTTTGTCAATACTTTCTCCATAAAGATCACCATTGGTATATATAGCTCCAGGCGTTGCTTGTTCTGAATTTACTTCCTTTATTTCTTCGATGAAAGCGACCATATCACCAGTATAAACATCTTCAAGAGTTTCTTGCTTCATATCAATTACATCCGCGTCTTGCTTCTCCACATGGGCAACTACAT
Proteins encoded in this window:
- the LOC109120658 gene encoding coniferyl alcohol acyltransferase-like, coding for MNSKKNFNVKVHKSEVVAAVLPMQEHWLPLSNLDLLLPPLEVGVMFCYLNPIIVSEKINMNLEFNSIVKILKTSLAETLVSYYAFSGDIVENSAGELEILCNNGGVSFIEAFGAVELKEINFYNPDESIEGKFVPKKKHGVLAIQVTQLKCGGIIVGCTFDHRVADAYSANLFLVSWSELAQSKPLSQLPSFRRSSFFPRHPGYYDDSIDDLYVPLSTLPPMKSEILNPNDQVISRIYYVTGGKIEHLQSLANCHDDQKGTSQRSKLESFSAFLWKTIACGINKETWGFNNFRFGIMVDGRTRLIINNVDKSLKGYFGNVLSIPFGEKKVEEVKEKSLNWVANVIHEFLDIAKTQEHFLGLTDWVEAHRPKPSMAKIYAMNGDGPAVVVSSGQHFPAKKINFGWGEPAFWSYHFPWAGKAGYVMPMPSPKGNGDWIVYMHLLKWQIELIEASPYEVFKPVTANYLNLI